The Streptomyces sp. DH-12 genome has a window encoding:
- a CDS encoding LLM class flavin-dependent oxidoreductase, with amino-acid sequence MSPAPRPARPVFGIMTPPSQAGYDDLVRVWREADGVPEIEHAWLYDHLMPVFGDPGGPTFEGWTPLAALAARTRRMRLGVMVTGNRFRPPAVLAKIATTVDIVSGGRLDFGIGVGSRPRPPEAWREYAAHGLPFQETARAVASLAEACTLIKRLWTEEQPFDFHGEHHRLTGAFGNPKPAQRPHPPVLVGGRSSATLRVAAEHADLWNVPGGDLDDVLRRSALLDRYCAGIGRDPASLVRSLHLPVDTGRPDAVREAVGEALGAGFTHIVPGLPAPFPEGIARWVAEEVIRPSVR; translated from the coding sequence ATGTCCCCCGCGCCCCGGCCCGCCCGGCCCGTCTTCGGCATCATGACCCCGCCCTCGCAGGCCGGCTACGACGACCTCGTCCGCGTCTGGCGCGAGGCGGACGGGGTGCCCGAGATCGAGCACGCCTGGCTGTACGACCACCTCATGCCCGTCTTCGGCGACCCCGGCGGGCCGACGTTCGAGGGCTGGACGCCGCTGGCGGCCCTCGCGGCGCGGACGCGGCGGATGCGGCTGGGCGTGATGGTCACCGGCAACCGGTTCCGGCCGCCCGCCGTGCTCGCGAAGATCGCGACGACCGTCGACATCGTCTCGGGCGGCCGGCTCGACTTCGGCATAGGCGTCGGCTCGCGCCCGCGTCCGCCCGAGGCGTGGCGCGAGTATGCGGCGCACGGGCTGCCGTTCCAGGAGACGGCGCGGGCGGTGGCGAGCCTCGCCGAGGCCTGCACGCTGATCAAGCGGCTGTGGACGGAGGAGCAGCCCTTCGACTTCCACGGCGAACACCACCGGCTGACGGGGGCGTTCGGCAACCCGAAGCCGGCGCAGCGCCCGCACCCGCCCGTCCTCGTCGGCGGCCGGTCCTCCGCGACGCTGCGCGTGGCCGCCGAGCACGCCGACCTGTGGAACGTCCCGGGCGGAGACCTCGACGACGTGCTGCGCCGCAGCGCCCTGCTCGACCGGTACTGCGCCGGCATCGGCCGCGACCCCGCGTCGCTCGTCCGGTCCCTCCACCTCCCCGTCGACACCGGCCGGCCCGACGCCGTACGGGAGGCGGTGGGGGAGGCGCTGGGCGCGGGGTTCACGCACATCGTGCCCGGACTGCCGGCGCCGTTCCCCGAGGGCATCGCCCGGTGGGTCGCGGAGGAGGTGATCCGTCCGTCGGTGCGGTGA
- a CDS encoding TetR/AcrR family transcriptional regulator, whose product MNQKDGDAGDTASRRKDARRNKETLLEAAAAVFVTSGVDAPVRDIASRAGVGLGTLYRHFPTRADLIIAVYRHQVEACAEAGPALLNSAPTPHDALRQWIDLFVDFLVTKHGLAAVLRSDQSGFEGLHAYFLDRLVPVCTRLLDAARAAGEIHEDIAALTLMRGVGNLCIGAETDPDYDARRLAALLVDGLRRTD is encoded by the coding sequence GTGAACCAGAAGGACGGCGACGCGGGCGACACCGCGTCGCGGCGCAAGGACGCACGGCGCAACAAGGAGACGCTGCTGGAGGCGGCCGCCGCGGTCTTCGTCACGTCCGGCGTGGACGCCCCGGTGCGCGACATCGCCTCCCGGGCCGGGGTCGGCCTGGGCACCCTCTACCGGCACTTCCCCACCCGGGCGGACCTGATCATCGCCGTCTACCGGCACCAGGTCGAGGCGTGCGCCGAGGCCGGCCCGGCCCTGCTGAACTCCGCCCCGACCCCGCACGACGCCCTGCGGCAGTGGATCGACCTGTTCGTCGACTTCCTGGTCACCAAGCACGGCCTGGCCGCCGTCCTGCGCTCCGACCAGTCCGGATTCGAGGGCCTGCACGCGTACTTCCTCGACCGGCTCGTCCCCGTCTGCACCCGGCTGCTCGACGCCGCGCGGGCGGCCGGGGAGATCCACGAGGACATCGCCGCCCTGACCCTCATGCGCGGGGTCGGCAACCTCTGCATCGGCGCGGAGACCGACCCCGACTACGACGCACGCCGCCTCGCCGCCCTCCTCGTCGACGGTCTGCGCCGCACCGACTGA
- a CDS encoding aldo/keto reductase: protein MQYRTLGRTGVQVGTLALGAMNFGAIGRTTQEEATAIVDAALEAGVNLIDTADMYGAGESEEIVGKAIAGRRDDIVLATKATMPMGEERNHRGSSRRWIHTALDDSLRRLGVDHVDLYQMHRWDPATSDEETLSALTDLQRAGKIRYFGSSTFPAYRIVQAQWAAREHRLSRYVTEQPSYSVLQRGIEAHVLPVTEEYGMGVLAWSPLASGWLSGAVRKGRDVATHRSAVLPERFDPSLPCNQARYDAVERLAEVADEAGLTLIQLALGFVNAHPAVTAALIGPRTVEHLRSQLAAADTVLSADVLDAVDEIVAPGTDLAPGEKFDTPPALLDASLRRR from the coding sequence ATGCAGTACCGCACCCTCGGCCGCACCGGCGTCCAGGTCGGCACCCTCGCGCTCGGCGCGATGAACTTCGGCGCCATCGGGCGCACCACGCAGGAGGAGGCCACCGCCATCGTCGACGCGGCCCTGGAGGCCGGCGTCAACCTCATCGACACCGCCGACATGTACGGCGCCGGCGAGTCGGAGGAGATCGTCGGCAAGGCCATCGCCGGCCGCCGTGACGACATCGTGCTGGCCACGAAGGCGACCATGCCGATGGGGGAGGAGCGCAACCACCGCGGCAGCTCACGCCGCTGGATCCACACCGCCCTGGACGACAGCCTGCGCCGCCTCGGCGTCGACCACGTGGACCTCTACCAGATGCACCGCTGGGACCCGGCGACCAGCGACGAGGAGACCTTGTCCGCCCTCACCGACCTGCAGCGCGCGGGCAAGATCCGCTACTTCGGCTCCTCGACCTTCCCCGCGTACCGCATCGTGCAGGCGCAGTGGGCCGCCCGTGAGCACCGGCTGAGCCGCTACGTGACCGAGCAGCCCAGCTACTCGGTCCTGCAGCGCGGCATCGAGGCCCACGTCCTGCCCGTCACGGAGGAGTACGGCATGGGCGTGCTGGCGTGGAGCCCGCTCGCCTCGGGCTGGCTGTCGGGCGCGGTGCGCAAGGGGCGGGACGTCGCCACCCACCGCTCGGCGGTCCTGCCGGAGCGCTTCGACCCCTCGCTCCCCTGCAACCAGGCGCGGTACGACGCCGTCGAGCGGCTGGCCGAGGTCGCCGACGAGGCCGGGCTCACCCTGATCCAGCTGGCGCTCGGATTCGTCAACGCGCACCCCGCCGTGACGGCCGCGCTCATCGGCCCCCGCACGGTGGAGCACCTCCGGTCGCAGCTCGCCGCCGCGGACACCGTGCTGTCGGCCGACGTCCTCGACGCGGTCGACGAGATCGTCGCCCCCGGGACCGACCTGGCTCCCGGCGAGAAGTTCGACACCCCGCCCGCGCTCCTCGACGCGTCCCTGCGCCGTCGCTGA
- a CDS encoding SWIM zinc finger family protein, with protein sequence MQSYAYAAASALRESAAGRSLALETSGGATPGGEQDRPRLFDGFLTAPAAAAAALLAVADVAATRYHHPGSAASLDPVVTANGDRLRMESFSGCCGVYARLDILAPGLDGDDVGHGTTNVDVNVPLRQALAKLGGLDPLHLRVGPEGMEATTFEGRFVEKKVPLPQRWLRGFAEAQVLAAGFAPRAEVPPAQAAAVLRSLPRLTRGSGARTTRWVVPAGRTLRPVSRPAPGAVCLPGAERLTGLIPVLRHATGVRLHAPDTAAGAATAVAWEVGLPGMRLTLLLSPSASRGFSGEGGVLDDLATGPAARDAERVAELLAWEPTLDIAVLAAQAGLAPERVRAALTVLGTSGQIGYDLAEQAYFHRHLPWAAGDAEARNPRLRGARALVAEGAVRLDGALAWVGKDAHAHLVRVDDAGRASCTCLWWARYQGGRGPCKHVLAAGMVRDAGASGAAAATTETTATTTATTTEITA encoded by the coding sequence ATCCAGTCCTATGCCTATGCGGCCGCTTCCGCGCTGCGGGAATCCGCCGCCGGCCGCAGCCTCGCCCTGGAAACCTCGGGCGGCGCCACACCCGGCGGTGAGCAGGACCGCCCCCGCCTCTTCGACGGCTTCCTGACCGCCCCGGCGGCCGCGGCCGCGGCGCTGCTCGCGGTCGCGGACGTCGCGGCCACCCGCTACCACCACCCCGGCTCCGCCGCCTCGCTCGACCCGGTGGTCACCGCCAACGGCGACCGGTTACGGATGGAGTCCTTCTCCGGCTGCTGCGGCGTCTACGCGCGCCTCGACATCCTCGCCCCCGGCCTCGACGGGGACGACGTCGGACACGGCACCACCAACGTCGACGTCAACGTCCCGCTGCGTCAGGCGCTCGCCAAACTCGGCGGTCTCGACCCGCTCCACCTGAGGGTGGGCCCCGAAGGAATGGAGGCGACCACCTTCGAGGGCCGTTTCGTGGAGAAGAAGGTCCCCCTCCCGCAGCGCTGGCTGCGCGGCTTCGCCGAGGCCCAGGTCCTCGCGGCCGGCTTCGCGCCGCGCGCCGAGGTACCGCCCGCACAGGCGGCCGCCGTCCTGCGCTCCCTGCCACGCCTCACCCGCGGCTCCGGCGCCCGCACCACGCGCTGGGTGGTGCCCGCCGGGCGCACCCTGCGGCCGGTGAGCAGGCCGGCGCCCGGCGCGGTGTGCCTGCCCGGCGCCGAGCGCCTGACCGGCCTGATACCCGTGCTGCGGCACGCGACCGGCGTGCGGCTCCACGCTCCCGACACCGCCGCGGGCGCGGCCACGGCCGTCGCCTGGGAGGTCGGGCTGCCCGGCATGCGGCTGACGCTGCTGCTCTCGCCGAGCGCCTCGCGCGGCTTCTCCGGCGAGGGCGGCGTCCTCGACGACCTCGCCACCGGGCCCGCGGCGCGCGACGCCGAGCGGGTGGCGGAACTCCTCGCCTGGGAGCCGACGCTGGACATCGCCGTACTGGCCGCCCAGGCCGGCCTCGCGCCCGAACGGGTCCGCGCGGCGCTCACGGTGCTCGGGACCTCGGGGCAGATCGGCTACGACCTCGCCGAACAGGCGTACTTCCACCGCCACCTGCCCTGGGCGGCCGGTGACGCGGAGGCCCGCAATCCCCGGCTGCGCGGGGCGCGGGCCCTGGTCGCGGAAGGCGCCGTGCGGCTCGACGGAGCGCTCGCGTGGGTCGGGAAGGACGCCCACGCCCACCTGGTCCGCGTGGACGACGCGGGGCGGGCGAGCTGCACCTGCCTGTGGTGGGCGAGGTACCAGGGCGGGCGCGGACCGTGCAAGCACGTGCTCGCGGCGGGCATGGTGCGCGACGCCGGTGCGAGCGGGGCAGCCGCGGCCACCACGGAGACCACAGCCACCACCACCGCGACGACGACGGAGATCACAGCATGA
- a CDS encoding DUF6493 family protein — protein sequence MSGDSMTSLVRLAEAGDVEGVLKALAALTPQERAAQAGALEERRARIRADWGACSDEMRNAQIAAELGCLTDPEAAADCLLQGANVWALSTRSIPWLLGVVNLRPVAWRAELVTRLAERLRPEETVRFDFLEHLLYDAGCPVPTTDGFIASWLSWRRRSTAPPLRLRDGFLPGDSFLERLRADALTPVLLPLALDRPAVPLGLVEVFHSVLKRHGLRHVLENTNFGVFILLSTEDEGLVDRAALIRRFFAAHLAADRVWWPDAAVALTSLALTPEEHASVSRERLLLAEPMIASLLQDSTHPLTFLQALALTPAENAPLLRDHVAMLDLSSQVAAYGQEVLIGLDEAGLLEDDVLTEVCERVLLRPEKKLVRAQLAWLDRAAKRDVTRAGRVVAGAALTFQHSDVGLQERALKLVARHLPAVADEQVLSGLREAAAFLTPALTARAGELFGPPGQDTAGPSAGPSAGPSDEVPPDFLPEAPEPEPVRPIASAAEVAPEVAVLLADSENVVAFERALDGLVRHARLDRGTLSKALGPVMRNRPGFDCWCCGADPTQLDLYDVATAVRGDEPRDWHIHRRRELLEARRAERRISEPGALLGARLTEAIELIESGAQPYLLALPTRADGAVDAAALVERIAEFESLGVTPAPVDLAQALLRVTPTDDERVREAAGALRSDAGRSLTRWLHRGGAPHWDTTPDRWPAGDPTGAAPGRWAPATPRTGHDLPLPPVAAALLGPYGWSPSRPGVFMLAQLPHHRDEVAACFGEGTNRLLLPRLMEANGTAGYATHWQITRRLGDPKEADAAVDALLVLAAQGQLDARLLAGQWQALTRYGASKPSRVTAALRAAAETGAWATVWSVLEAALPALLRDTPVNGAGALLALAVECAACSGARGSVPEVDELASRKGSSQTVKNARLLRDVLRG from the coding sequence ATGAGCGGGGACAGCATGACGAGCCTGGTCCGCCTCGCGGAAGCGGGCGATGTCGAGGGAGTGCTCAAGGCGCTCGCGGCCCTGACCCCGCAGGAGCGCGCGGCACAGGCCGGCGCCCTGGAGGAGCGGCGCGCGAGGATACGAGCCGACTGGGGCGCCTGCTCGGACGAGATGAGGAACGCGCAGATCGCCGCCGAACTCGGCTGCCTGACCGACCCCGAGGCCGCGGCCGACTGTCTCCTGCAGGGCGCCAACGTCTGGGCGTTGTCGACCCGCAGCATCCCGTGGCTCCTCGGCGTCGTGAACCTCCGGCCCGTCGCGTGGCGGGCCGAGCTGGTCACGCGGCTCGCCGAGCGGCTGAGACCCGAGGAGACCGTGAGGTTCGACTTCCTCGAGCATCTTCTGTACGACGCGGGCTGCCCCGTCCCGACCACCGACGGCTTCATCGCGAGCTGGCTGTCGTGGCGCCGCCGGAGCACCGCGCCTCCCCTGCGTCTGCGCGACGGGTTCCTGCCCGGTGACAGCTTCCTGGAGCGGCTGCGCGCGGACGCGCTGACCCCGGTGCTCCTCCCCCTGGCCCTGGACCGGCCGGCGGTCCCCCTCGGCCTCGTGGAGGTGTTCCACTCCGTCCTGAAGCGGCACGGCCTGCGGCATGTGCTGGAGAACACCAACTTCGGCGTGTTCATCCTCCTCTCCACCGAGGACGAGGGCCTGGTCGACCGTGCGGCGCTGATCCGGCGCTTCTTCGCCGCCCACCTGGCCGCCGACCGGGTGTGGTGGCCCGACGCCGCCGTCGCGCTGACGTCACTCGCCCTCACCCCCGAGGAACACGCCTCGGTGTCCCGCGAACGCCTCCTGCTCGCCGAGCCCATGATCGCGTCCCTGCTCCAGGACAGCACGCATCCCCTCACCTTCCTGCAGGCCCTCGCCCTCACCCCGGCCGAGAACGCGCCCCTGCTCCGTGACCACGTCGCGATGCTCGACCTGTCCTCCCAGGTGGCCGCCTACGGTCAGGAGGTCCTCATCGGCCTCGACGAGGCGGGACTCCTCGAGGACGACGTCCTCACCGAGGTCTGCGAGCGCGTCCTGCTCCGCCCGGAGAAGAAACTGGTGCGCGCCCAGCTCGCCTGGCTGGACCGGGCGGCCAAGCGGGACGTCACACGCGCCGGCAGGGTCGTGGCCGGGGCTGCGCTCACCTTCCAGCACTCCGACGTGGGTCTTCAGGAACGCGCTCTCAAGCTGGTGGCCCGTCACCTGCCCGCGGTGGCGGACGAACAGGTGCTGTCCGGCCTGCGCGAGGCCGCCGCCTTCCTCACCCCGGCTCTGACCGCGCGCGCCGGTGAGCTGTTCGGCCCGCCGGGACAGGACACCGCCGGGCCGTCCGCCGGGCCGTCCGCCGGGCCGTCCGACGAGGTGCCGCCCGACTTCCTGCCGGAGGCGCCCGAGCCGGAACCGGTCCGCCCGATCGCCTCGGCCGCCGAGGTCGCCCCCGAGGTCGCGGTGCTGCTCGCCGACAGCGAGAACGTCGTGGCCTTCGAACGCGCCCTCGACGGCCTCGTCCGCCACGCGCGCCTCGACCGCGGCACCCTCTCCAAGGCGCTCGGACCGGTCATGCGCAACCGGCCGGGGTTCGACTGCTGGTGCTGCGGCGCGGACCCGACACAGCTCGACCTGTACGACGTCGCGACCGCGGTGCGCGGCGACGAGCCGAGGGACTGGCACATCCACCGGCGCCGCGAGCTGCTCGAGGCCCGCCGCGCCGAGAGGAGGATCAGCGAGCCGGGCGCCCTGCTCGGGGCGCGGCTCACCGAGGCCATCGAACTGATCGAGTCCGGCGCTCAGCCCTACCTGCTGGCCCTGCCGACCCGCGCCGACGGGGCGGTGGACGCCGCCGCCCTGGTGGAGCGGATCGCCGAGTTCGAGAGCCTGGGCGTCACTCCCGCGCCCGTCGACCTGGCTCAGGCCCTGCTGCGGGTCACCCCCACGGACGACGAGCGCGTGCGGGAGGCGGCGGGCGCACTCCGCTCGGACGCGGGCCGGAGCCTGACGCGGTGGCTGCACCGGGGCGGCGCGCCCCACTGGGACACGACGCCCGACAGGTGGCCGGCCGGAGACCCGACCGGCGCGGCACCCGGCCGGTGGGCCCCCGCGACCCCCCGCACGGGGCACGACCTGCCGCTCCCGCCGGTCGCCGCGGCCCTCCTGGGCCCCTACGGCTGGAGCCCCTCCCGCCCCGGTGTGTTCATGCTCGCGCAGCTGCCGCACCACCGTGACGAGGTGGCCGCATGCTTCGGGGAGGGGACCAACCGCCTGCTGCTCCCGCGGCTGATGGAAGCGAACGGCACCGCGGGCTACGCGACGCACTGGCAGATCACACGGCGGCTCGGCGACCCGAAGGAGGCGGACGCGGCGGTGGACGCCCTGCTGGTCCTCGCCGCACAGGGGCAGTTGGACGCCAGGCTGCTCGCCGGACAGTGGCAGGCACTGACCCGGTACGGGGCGAGCAAGCCCTCCCGGGTCACCGCCGCACTGCGCGCGGCGGCCGAGACCGGCGCCTGGGCGACCGTCTGGTCGGTGCTCGAAGCCGCCCTGCCCGCCCTGCTGCGCGACACACCGGTCAACGGAGCGGGAGCGCTCCTGGCGCTGGCCGTCGAGTGCGCCGCCTGCTCCGGGGCCAGGGGCTCCGTCCCCGAGGTCGACGAGCTGGCCTCGCGCAAGGGCTCGAGCCAGACCGTGAAGAACGCCAGGCTCCTGCGCGACGTCCTGCGGGGCTGA
- the fusA gene encoding elongation factor G: MATTSLDLARVRNIGIMAHIDAGKTTTTERILFYTGVSYKIGEVHEGAATMDWMEQEQERGITITSAATTCHWPLEDVDHTINIIDTPGHVDFTVEVERSLRVLDGAVTVFDGVAGVEPQSETVWRQADRYGVPRICFVNKLDRTGADFLRCVGMISDRLGAQPLVMQLPIGAEADFKGVVDLVKMKALVWSAEATKGEMYDTVDIPEDLAELAEEYRGKLLEAVAENDEELMELYLEGTEPSEEQLYAAVRRITIASGKGDGTTVTPVFCGTAFKNKGVQPLLDSVVRYLPSPLDVEAIEGHDPKDAEKAVSRKPSDEEPLAALAFKIMSDPHLGKLTFVRVYSGRMDSGTQVLNSVKGKKERIGKIYRMHANKREEIESVGAGDIVAVMGLKQTTTGETLSDDKNPVILESMDFPAPVIQVAIEPKSKGDQEKLGVAIQRLAEEDPSFQVHSDEETGQTIIGGMGELHLEVLVDRMRREFKVEANVGKPQVAYRETIRKSVEKVEYTHKKQTGGTGQFARVIIAIEPIEGGDASYEFVNKVTGGRVPKEYIPSVDAGAQEAMQFGILAGYEMTGVRVTLLDGAYHEVDSSELAFKIAGSQAFKEAARKASPVLLEPMMAVEVTTPEDYMGDVIGDINSRRGQIQAMEERAGARVVKGLVPLSEMFGYVGDLRSKTSGRASYSMQFDSYAEVPRNVAEEIIAKAKGE, encoded by the coding sequence ATGGCTACCACTTCGCTTGACCTGGCCAGGGTCCGCAACATCGGGATCATGGCCCACATCGACGCGGGCAAGACGACGACCACCGAGCGGATCCTGTTCTACACCGGCGTCTCCTACAAGATCGGTGAGGTCCACGAGGGCGCTGCCACCATGGACTGGATGGAGCAGGAGCAGGAGCGTGGCATCACGATCACCTCTGCTGCCACCACCTGTCACTGGCCGCTGGAAGACGTCGACCACACCATCAACATCATCGACACGCCGGGCCACGTCGACTTCACCGTCGAGGTGGAGCGTTCCCTGCGCGTGCTCGACGGTGCCGTGACGGTGTTCGACGGCGTCGCCGGCGTCGAGCCCCAGTCCGAGACGGTGTGGCGTCAGGCCGACCGCTACGGCGTTCCGCGCATCTGCTTCGTCAACAAGCTCGACCGCACCGGTGCGGACTTCCTCCGCTGCGTCGGCATGATCTCCGACCGTCTGGGCGCGCAGCCGCTGGTCATGCAGCTGCCGATCGGCGCCGAGGCCGACTTCAAGGGCGTCGTCGACCTCGTGAAGATGAAGGCCCTGGTCTGGTCCGCCGAGGCGACCAAGGGCGAGATGTACGACACCGTCGACATCCCCGAGGACCTCGCCGAGCTCGCCGAGGAGTACCGCGGCAAGCTGCTCGAGGCCGTCGCGGAGAACGACGAGGAGCTGATGGAGCTGTACCTCGAGGGCACCGAGCCCTCCGAGGAGCAGCTGTACGCGGCGGTCCGCCGCATCACCATCGCCTCCGGCAAGGGCGACGGCACCACCGTCACCCCCGTGTTCTGCGGCACCGCGTTCAAGAACAAGGGCGTGCAGCCCCTGCTCGACTCCGTCGTGCGCTACCTGCCCTCCCCGCTGGACGTCGAGGCCATCGAGGGCCACGACCCCAAGGACGCGGAGAAGGCCGTCTCGCGCAAGCCGTCGGACGAGGAGCCCCTCGCCGCGCTCGCGTTCAAGATCATGAGCGACCCGCACCTCGGCAAGCTCACCTTCGTCCGCGTGTACTCCGGCCGCATGGACTCCGGCACCCAGGTGCTGAACTCCGTGAAGGGCAAGAAGGAGCGCATCGGCAAGATCTACCGCATGCACGCCAACAAGCGTGAGGAGATCGAGTCGGTGGGCGCCGGCGACATCGTCGCGGTCATGGGCCTGAAGCAGACCACCACCGGTGAGACGCTGTCCGACGACAAGAACCCGGTCATCCTGGAGTCCATGGACTTCCCGGCGCCGGTCATCCAGGTCGCCATCGAGCCCAAGTCGAAGGGCGACCAGGAGAAGCTCGGCGTCGCGATCCAGCGGCTCGCCGAGGAGGACCCGTCGTTCCAGGTCCACTCGGACGAGGAGACCGGCCAGACCATCATCGGCGGTATGGGCGAGCTGCACCTCGAGGTGCTGGTCGACCGCATGCGCCGTGAGTTCAAGGTCGAGGCCAACGTCGGCAAGCCTCAGGTCGCGTACCGTGAGACGATCCGCAAGTCGGTCGAGAAGGTCGAGTACACCCACAAGAAGCAGACGGGTGGTACCGGCCAGTTCGCTCGCGTGATCATCGCGATCGAGCCGATCGAGGGCGGCGACGCCTCCTACGAGTTCGTCAACAAGGTGACCGGTGGCCGTGTGCCGAAGGAGTACATCCCTTCGGTGGACGCCGGTGCGCAGGAGGCCATGCAGTTCGGCATCCTCGCCGGCTACGAGATGACCGGTGTCCGCGTGACGCTGCTCGACGGCGCCTACCACGAGGTCGACTCGTCCGAGCTCGCGTTCAAGATCGCCGGCTCGCAGGCCTTCAAGGAGGCCGCGCGCAAGGCTTCGCCCGTGCTCCTGGAGCCGATGATGGCCGTCGAGGTCACCACGCCCGAGGACTACATGGGTGACGTCATCGGCGACATCAACTCCCGCCGTGGCCAGATCCAGGCCATGGAGGAGCGGGCCGGTGCCCGCGTCGTGAAGGGCCTCGTGCCCCTCTCGGAGATGTTCGGCTACGTCGGAGACCTGCGCAGCAAGACGTCCGGCCGTGCCAGCTACTCCATGCAGTTCGACTCCTACGCCGAGGTTCCGCGGAACGTCGCCGAGGAGATCATCGCGAAGGCCAAGGGCGAGTAA
- the rpsG gene encoding 30S ribosomal protein S7 translates to MPRKGPAPKRPVIIDPVYGSPLVTSLINKVLLNGKRSTAERIVYGAMEGLREKTGNDPVITLKRALENIKPTLEVKSRRVGGATYQVPVEVKPGRANTLALRWLVGYSRARREKTMTERLLNELLDASNGLGAAVKKREDTHKMAESNKAFAHYRW, encoded by the coding sequence ATGCCTCGTAAGGGCCCCGCCCCGAAGCGCCCGGTCATCATCGACCCGGTCTACGGTTCTCCTCTGGTGACCTCCCTGATCAACAAGGTGCTGCTGAACGGCAAGCGCTCCACCGCCGAGCGCATCGTCTACGGCGCCATGGAGGGCCTGCGCGAGAAGACCGGCAACGACCCGGTCATCACGCTGAAGCGCGCTCTCGAGAACATCAAGCCGACCCTCGAGGTCAAGTCCCGCCGTGTCGGTGGCGCCACCTACCAGGTCCCGGTCGAGGTCAAGCCCGGCCGTGCCAACACGCTGGCGCTGCGCTGGCTGGTCGGTTACTCCCGCGCCCGTCGCGAGAAGACCATGACCGAGCGTCTGCTCAACGAGCTCCTCGACGCCAGCAACGGCCTCGGCGCCGCTGTGAAGAAGCGCGAGGACACGCACAAGATGGCCGAGTCCAACAAGGCCTTCGCGCACTACCGCTGGTAG
- the tuf gene encoding elongation factor Tu, whose amino-acid sequence MAKAKFERTKPHVNIGTIGHIDHGKTTLTAAITKVLHDAYPDLNEASAFDQIDKAPEERQRGITISISHVEYQTESRHYAHVDCPGHADYIKNMITGAAQMDGAILVVAATDGPMPQTKEHVLLARQVGVPYIVVALNKADMVDDEEILELVELEVRELLSEYEFPGDDVPVVKVSALKALEGDEEWGKSVLELMKAVDESIPEPERDVDKPFLMPIEDVFTITGRGTVVTGRIERGVLKVNETVDIIGIKTEKTTTTVTGIEMFRKLLDEGQAGENVGLLLRGIKREDVERGQVIIKPGSVTPHTEFEAQAYILSKDEGGRHTPFFNNYRPQFYFRTTDVTGVVTLPEGTEMVMPGDNTEMKVELIQPVAMEEGLKFAIREGGRTVGAGQVTKIVK is encoded by the coding sequence GTGGCGAAGGCGAAGTTCGAGCGGACTAAGCCGCACGTCAACATCGGCACCATCGGTCACATCGACCACGGTAAGACGACCCTCACGGCCGCCATTACCAAGGTGCTGCACGACGCGTACCCGGACCTGAACGAGGCCTCGGCCTTCGACCAGATCGACAAGGCTCCCGAAGAGCGCCAGCGCGGTATCACGATCTCGATCTCGCACGTCGAGTACCAGACCGAGTCGCGTCACTACGCCCACGTCGACTGCCCCGGTCACGCGGACTACATCAAGAACATGATCACGGGTGCGGCGCAGATGGACGGCGCCATCCTCGTGGTCGCCGCCACGGACGGCCCGATGCCGCAGACCAAGGAGCACGTGCTCCTGGCCCGCCAGGTCGGCGTCCCCTACATCGTCGTCGCCCTGAACAAGGCCGACATGGTCGACGACGAGGAGATCCTGGAGCTCGTCGAGCTCGAGGTGCGCGAGCTCCTCTCCGAGTACGAGTTCCCGGGCGACGACGTTCCGGTCGTCAAGGTCTCCGCTCTGAAGGCCCTCGAGGGCGACGAGGAGTGGGGCAAGTCCGTCCTCGAGCTGATGAAGGCCGTGGACGAGTCCATCCCGGAGCCCGAGCGTGACGTCGACAAGCCGTTCCTGATGCCGATCGAGGACGTCTTCACCATCACCGGTCGCGGTACGGTCGTCACCGGCCGCATCGAGCGTGGTGTCCTCAAGGTCAACGAGACCGTCGACATCATCGGCATCAAGACCGAGAAGACCACCACCACGGTCACCGGCATCGAGATGTTCCGCAAGCTGCTCGACGAGGGCCAGGCCGGTGAGAACGTCGGTCTGCTGCTCCGCGGCATCAAGCGCGAGGACGTCGAGCGCGGCCAGGTCATCATCAAGCCGGGCTCGGTCACCCCGCACACCGAGTTCGAGGCCCAGGCCTACATCCTGTCGAAGGACGAGGGTGGCCGTCACACCCCCTTCTTCAACAACTACCGCCCGCAGTTCTACTTCCGTACGACGGACGTGACCGGCGTCGTGACCCTCCCCGAGGGCACCGAGATGGTCATGCCGGGTGACAACACCGAGATGAAGGTGGAGCTCATCCAGCCCGTCGCCATGGAGGAGGGCCTGAAGTTCGCCATCCGTGAGGGTGGCCGGACCGTGGGCGCCGGCCAGGTCACCAAGATCGTCAAGTGA